A window of the Eulemur rufifrons isolate Redbay chromosome 6, OSU_ERuf_1, whole genome shotgun sequence genome harbors these coding sequences:
- the ST3GAL4 gene encoding CMP-N-acetylneuraminate-beta-galactosamide-alpha-2,3-sialyltransferase 4 isoform X2 — MISKSRWKLLAMLALVLVVMVWYSISREDRYMELFYFPIPEKREPCLQGEAERKASKLFGNYSRDQPIFLQLKDYFWVKTPSAYELPYGTKGSEDLLLRVLAITSHSVPESIQSLKCRRCVVVGNGHRLRNSSLGDAINKYDVVIRLNNAPVAGYEGDVGSKTTMRLFYPESAHFDPKVENNPDTLLVLVAFKAMDFHWIETILSDKKRVQKGFWKQPPLIWEVNPKQIRILNPFFMEIAADKLLSLPMQQPRKIKQKPTTGLLAITLALHLCDLVHIAGFGYPDAYNKKQTIHYYEQITLKSMVGSGHNVSQEALAIKRMLEIGAVKNLTSF; from the exons ATGATCAGCAAGTCCC GCTGGAAGCTGCTGGCCATGCTGGCTCTGGTGCTGGTCGTCATGGTGTGGTATTCCATCTCTCGAGAAGACAGGTACATGGAGCT tttttattttcccatccCAGAGAAGAGGGAGCCATGCCTCCAGGGCGAGGCAGAGAGGAAGGCCTCTAAGCTCTTTGGCAA CTACTCCCGAGATCAGCCCATCTTCCTGCAGCTTAAGGATTATTTCTGGGTCAAGACGCCATCTGCCTATGAGCTGCCTTATGGGACCAAAGGGAGCG AAGACCTGCTCCTCCGAGTGCTAGCCATCACCAGCCACTCTGTGCCCGAGAGCATCCAGAG CCTCAAGTGCCGCCGCTGCGTGGTGGTGGGGAATGGGCACCGGCTGCGGAACAGCTCGCTGGGAGATGCCATCAACAAGTACGATGTGGTCATCAG ACTGAACAATGCCCCAGTGGCTGGCTATGAGGGCGACGTGGGCTCCAAGACCACCATGCGTCTCTTCTACCCTGAATCTGCCCACTTTGACCCCAAAGTGGAAAACAACCCGGACACACTTCTTGTCCTGGTAGCTTTCAAAGCAATGGACTTCCACTGgatcgagaccatcctgagcgaTAAGAAGCGG GTACAAAAGGGTTTTTGGAAACAGCCTCCCCTCATCTGGGAAGTCAACCCCAAACAGATTCGGATTCTCAACCCCTTCTTCATGGAGATCGCGGCTGACAAGCTGCTGAGCCTGCCAATGCAGCAGCCGCGAAAGATCAAGCAG AAGCCCACCACAGGCCTGCTTGCCATCACCCTGGCCCTCCACCTGTGTGACCTGGTGCACATCGCTGGCTTTGGCTACCCAGACGCCTACAACAAGAAGCAGACTATTCATTACTACGAGCAGATCACGCTCAAGTCCATGGTG GGGTCAGGCCACAATGTCTCCCAGGAGGCCCTGGCCATTAAGCGGATGCTGGAAATCGGAGCCGTCAAGAACCTCACGTCCTTCTGA
- the ST3GAL4 gene encoding CMP-N-acetylneuraminate-beta-galactosamide-alpha-2,3-sialyltransferase 4 isoform X3 produces MISKSRWKLLAMLALVLVVMVWYSISREDSFYFPIPEKREPCLQGEAERKASKLFGNYSRDQPIFLQLKDYFWVKTPSAYELPYGTKGSEDLLLRVLAITSHSVPESIQSLKCRRCVVVGNGHRLRNSSLGDAINKYDVVIRLNNAPVAGYEGDVGSKTTMRLFYPESAHFDPKVENNPDTLLVLVAFKAMDFHWIETILSDKKRVQKGFWKQPPLIWEVNPKQIRILNPFFMEIAADKLLSLPMQQPRKIKQKPTTGLLAITLALHLCDLVHIAGFGYPDAYNKKQTIHYYEQITLKSMVGSGHNVSQEALAIKRMLEIGAVKNLTSF; encoded by the exons ATGATCAGCAAGTCCC GCTGGAAGCTGCTGGCCATGCTGGCTCTGGTGCTGGTCGTCATGGTGTGGTATTCCATCTCTCGAGAAGACAG tttttattttcccatccCAGAGAAGAGGGAGCCATGCCTCCAGGGCGAGGCAGAGAGGAAGGCCTCTAAGCTCTTTGGCAA CTACTCCCGAGATCAGCCCATCTTCCTGCAGCTTAAGGATTATTTCTGGGTCAAGACGCCATCTGCCTATGAGCTGCCTTATGGGACCAAAGGGAGCG AAGACCTGCTCCTCCGAGTGCTAGCCATCACCAGCCACTCTGTGCCCGAGAGCATCCAGAG CCTCAAGTGCCGCCGCTGCGTGGTGGTGGGGAATGGGCACCGGCTGCGGAACAGCTCGCTGGGAGATGCCATCAACAAGTACGATGTGGTCATCAG ACTGAACAATGCCCCAGTGGCTGGCTATGAGGGCGACGTGGGCTCCAAGACCACCATGCGTCTCTTCTACCCTGAATCTGCCCACTTTGACCCCAAAGTGGAAAACAACCCGGACACACTTCTTGTCCTGGTAGCTTTCAAAGCAATGGACTTCCACTGgatcgagaccatcctgagcgaTAAGAAGCGG GTACAAAAGGGTTTTTGGAAACAGCCTCCCCTCATCTGGGAAGTCAACCCCAAACAGATTCGGATTCTCAACCCCTTCTTCATGGAGATCGCGGCTGACAAGCTGCTGAGCCTGCCAATGCAGCAGCCGCGAAAGATCAAGCAG AAGCCCACCACAGGCCTGCTTGCCATCACCCTGGCCCTCCACCTGTGTGACCTGGTGCACATCGCTGGCTTTGGCTACCCAGACGCCTACAACAAGAAGCAGACTATTCATTACTACGAGCAGATCACGCTCAAGTCCATGGTG GGGTCAGGCCACAATGTCTCCCAGGAGGCCCTGGCCATTAAGCGGATGCTGGAAATCGGAGCCGTCAAGAACCTCACGTCCTTCTGA
- the ST3GAL4 gene encoding CMP-N-acetylneuraminate-beta-galactosamide-alpha-2,3-sialyltransferase 4 isoform X1, with the protein MISKSRWKLLAMLALVLVVMVWYSISREDRYMELFYFPIPEKREPCLQGEAERKASKLFGNYSRDQPIFLQLKDYFWVKTPSAYELPYGTKGSEDLLLRVLAITSHSVPESIQSLKCRRCVVVGNGHRLRNSSLGDAINKYDVVIRLNNAPVAGYEGDVGSKTTMRLFYPESAHFDPKVENNPDTLLVLVAFKAMDFHWIETILSDKKRVQKGFWKQPPLIWEVNPKQIRILNPFFMEIAADKLLSLPMQQPRKIKQFLSCTGPIHTLRLMAVARDGTAQMKNISMTAERSTAECWPGRGGRSRSPSDTSHSLSLRSPPQACLPSPWPSTCVTWCTSLALATQTPTTRSRLFITTSRSRSSPWWGQATMSPRRPWPLSGCWKSEPSRTSRPSDLGESCSPSVACSAAWVTPIHGCA; encoded by the exons ATGATCAGCAAGTCCC GCTGGAAGCTGCTGGCCATGCTGGCTCTGGTGCTGGTCGTCATGGTGTGGTATTCCATCTCTCGAGAAGACAGGTACATGGAGCT tttttattttcccatccCAGAGAAGAGGGAGCCATGCCTCCAGGGCGAGGCAGAGAGGAAGGCCTCTAAGCTCTTTGGCAA CTACTCCCGAGATCAGCCCATCTTCCTGCAGCTTAAGGATTATTTCTGGGTCAAGACGCCATCTGCCTATGAGCTGCCTTATGGGACCAAAGGGAGCG AAGACCTGCTCCTCCGAGTGCTAGCCATCACCAGCCACTCTGTGCCCGAGAGCATCCAGAG CCTCAAGTGCCGCCGCTGCGTGGTGGTGGGGAATGGGCACCGGCTGCGGAACAGCTCGCTGGGAGATGCCATCAACAAGTACGATGTGGTCATCAG ACTGAACAATGCCCCAGTGGCTGGCTATGAGGGCGACGTGGGCTCCAAGACCACCATGCGTCTCTTCTACCCTGAATCTGCCCACTTTGACCCCAAAGTGGAAAACAACCCGGACACACTTCTTGTCCTGGTAGCTTTCAAAGCAATGGACTTCCACTGgatcgagaccatcctgagcgaTAAGAAGCGG GTACAAAAGGGTTTTTGGAAACAGCCTCCCCTCATCTGGGAAGTCAACCCCAAACAGATTCGGATTCTCAACCCCTTCTTCATGGAGATCGCGGCTGACAAGCTGCTGAGCCTGCCAATGCAGCAGCCGCGAAAGATCAAGCAG tttctcagttgcaCTGGCCCCATTCACACGCTCAGGCTCATGGCTGTTGCACGGGACGGGACGGCGCAGATGAAGAACATTTCCATGACGGCAGAACGTTCTACTGCAGAGTGCTGGCccgggaggggtgggaggagcaggtcTCCGTCTGATACCTCCCACTCCTTGTCGCTCAGAAGCCCACCACAGGCCTGCTTGCCATCACCCTGGCCCTCCACCTGTGTGACCTGGTGCACATCGCTGGCTTTGGCTACCCAGACGCCTACAACAAGAAGCAGACTATTCATTACTACGAGCAGATCACGCTCAAGTCCATGGTG GGGTCAGGCCACAATGTCTCCCAGGAGGCCCTGGCCATTAAGCGGATGCTGGAAATCGGAGCCGTCAAGAACCTCACGTCCTTCTGACTTGGGCGAGAGCTGCAGCCCATCAGTTgcctgctctgctgcctgggtgaCCCCCATCCATGGCTGTGCCTGA